The Deinococcus wulumuqiensis R12 genome has a window encoding:
- a CDS encoding LEM-3-like GIY-YIG domain-containing protein has protein sequence METETRIPPEVAEHLGHYVYLYVDPRTEQIFYVGKGQGQRVLSHLSAVGESRKAQILSELRQAHLSPRIDILAHGLPDEATAYRIEAAAIDLLRMDSLSNLVRGWQSVRSGRRSLGELVSYYAAPPAVITDPVMLIRINKLYWHGMPAQELYEATRGIWKVAKWRQQEVKYALAVFEGVVREVYTTESWHPAGQTPYQTRPAEEVSDPQRWEFVGHVAPEEVRRRYLYHSVAAYFSKHSQNPIAYPDSPRVRRGSR, from the coding sequence GTGGAAACGGAAACCCGCATTCCGCCGGAAGTCGCCGAGCATCTGGGCCACTACGTCTATCTGTACGTAGACCCCAGGACGGAGCAAATCTTCTATGTGGGCAAAGGCCAGGGCCAGCGCGTTCTTTCGCATCTGTCGGCGGTAGGCGAGTCACGCAAGGCGCAAATCCTGTCCGAACTCCGTCAAGCGCACCTGTCGCCGAGAATCGACATTCTGGCCCACGGCCTCCCAGACGAAGCCACCGCCTACCGAATCGAGGCGGCGGCCATCGATCTCCTGCGCATGGATTCCCTGTCCAATCTGGTGAGGGGCTGGCAAAGTGTGCGCTCTGGACGCCGCTCGCTTGGAGAACTGGTGAGTTATTACGCCGCGCCGCCAGCCGTGATTACCGACCCGGTGATGCTGATCCGGATCAACAAGCTCTACTGGCACGGGATGCCCGCGCAGGAGTTATACGAGGCCACACGGGGCATCTGGAAAGTGGCGAAATGGCGTCAGCAGGAAGTGAAATACGCGCTGGCGGTCTTTGAAGGTGTCGTGCGTGAGGTGTATACCACCGAGTCATGGCACCCGGCAGGCCAAACTCCCTACCAGACCCGCCCTGCCGAAGAGGTCAGTGACCCGCAGCGGTGGGAATTTGTCGGACACGTTGCCCCGGAAGAGGTCAGGCGCCGTTATCTCTATCACTCCGTGGCAGCTTATTTCTCCAAGCACTCGCAAAATCCGATTGCTTATCCGGATTCACCTCGGGTGCGGCGAGGTTCGCGGTAG